Genomic DNA from Pelosinus sp. UFO1:
TCGGTCCCGTAGTGTAGTAAAAACAAAAACAGTTAATTTACTAGGATGTACTTTTGGATATTATAATGAATTTTATGATTTGCAAGAATTAAGACGTATGTTGACGTTAGCGGGTTATGAAGTATTAGCTTGTCCAGGAGCAGGAAGCACTACCCAGGAAATCGCAAATATGACCCAAGCACAACTGAATATCGTCGTGCATGACGAACTAGGAAGGGAGATAGCAGAGTTATTAGAAGAAGAGTACAATATCCCTTATGTCTCCCTATTACCTCCTTATGGTTTACGGGGTTCTTTAAATTGGTTAAAAGCGATTGATTATTATATGTCTGGAGAAAGTAATGGGCTAAAAACGCTTCATCAAGAAGCAAATCTTCTAGTACAAGGACTTAGTATTATTAGCAAAGATAAGCAAAAGCTTTGGGGAGATATATGGTTTGAAAATATAATCATTGCAGCTCCGTCTTCAGTAGCTTTTGGTATATCTCAGGCAGTACGTAATGAATGGGTAGATACCAAAGAAATCATAACTGTATTGCATAATGGAGTTCCTTTCAAACAGAGTTATCCTGATTATATTGGTATCGTATTAGATGGATATAAAGACCAACAGAAAATTGAGCAACATTTAGCAGGTCTAGCAGGAGGATTGCTTATGGCGAGTAGTAAAGAGAAAGCGATTTTGCATCAAAAAGCAGTTGAAAATATAGAATATCAGCATATCTCCTTACCCCTTTATGATGAAATGATACTTAAAAATCGCCCTCTTATGGGACTACGGGGTACTAGTCATATGGTAGAAGGGTTTTGGAATAAACATATATCGCTAAAGAAAGCGTGGTTACTTAGTAAGTAACTGTTGTAAAGCTAGCAACAGATAATAACTTAAGTGGCTAAAAGATTTTTATCTTTTTTAGTTAATATCAAATATACATAGGAGGGAAAAGTGTGAAGCAGATAAAGGCCAAGCTATGTGCCTGTGTGTTAAGTAGTGCCCTATTACTACAAATGCAAAATGTGTATGCAAATGAAAGTGAGGAATATTCCTTTGATCAAATGGTGGTGACAGCCAATCGGGTACCTACAAAAATAACAGAAACAGCTGCTAATGTAACAGTAATTACGAAAGAGGAAATTGAAGAAGGTAACTATCATAATATCGGAGAAGTGCTACAACATATACCAGGAATTTCTATAGGGTCTAATGGTGCTCCAGGCAGCATCAGTGCTGCATTTATTAATGGAAGTGAACAAGTTGTGGTGATGATTGACGGTAGGCGCATGAATTTGCCCAATGGCATAGGTGGACTTGGTATGGCTACTACCAATTTAACTAGTTTGATCGGCATAGAGAACATTGAACGTATTGAAATAGTAAAAGGGGGTAGATCTGCTTTATATGGTGCAGATGCTGTTGGCGGTGTAATTAATATCATTACTAAAAAAGGTGAAAAAAATCAGACAGCAGTAACAGTAGCAGGAGGTAACTGGGATAGTAAGAATTACACCCTGGTTAACGAGGGTAAAAAAGATAACCTGAGTTGGTTCTTTACTGCTGATAAAAAACAAATAAGTGATTATTCAGATGGGAATAACAAAACATATAGGTATACGGGTATTGATCAAGAAGCCTATACATTGCGGTTAGACCAAAAAGTGAATAATGGCAATTTAAGTTTTTCATATGAAAACTTTCATCATGAAAATGAAGGGAAAGCAGCTAATAAATATGAAAATACCAATCAGCATAATTGGGACTTTACCTATACGGAAGATACCTCTACAAATACAGATTACCAAATTAAATTTTATCAAAATGCTAACCATCGTTTTGGCTTAGGTAATAATACTTCGGATCGATATGATCATGACGTTAGCACGAAAGGTTTCAACTATCAGGTAAATTCTAAAATAAATGAGAAAAATTCGTTAACGACTGGAATTGATTGGCGAAAAGACGAGATTGAAAGTAGTGAGTATGGTAGTAAAGATAGCACCGTAAAAGCGATTTATTTACAGGATAAATGGAATATAACGGATAAGTTTAGTATTATTCCCGGGATTCGTTATGATAATAGTGATATATACGGAAATAAAACAACCCCACAGCTAGGGGCAAATTATAAACAAAATGAGCGCACTACTTATTATGCGTCGTGGGGTAAAGTGTTCCAAACACCACGTTTTGATGATTTATACTGGCCATCATCAGTTGATCCTGCAAATGCGTATTATCCAGGTTCACCAGAGACCCATTATGATGGTAACCCTAATTTAAAACCGGAAACTGGGTGGAATGCCGAAATTGGAGTGAATCATAAATTTGATAATACATTAGAAGGAAATTTCTCAGTTTTTACTCGTAGGCTAAATGATGCGATTGCTTGGAAAAATGTTAGTACAAATTCTGCAATAGAATATTGGACTCCTTCTAATGTTGATAAGCAAAAAGCCGATGGTTTTGAAATGCAGTTGACTAAGAGACTTACTGCTGAATTAAAAACATTCATTGGCTATAACTATTTGCGTGTTAGGAATAAAACACAATATGATAGTAATTTTGTCAGAGACAAAAATATACCAGATGAAACATGGAATATTGGCATGTCTTATGGATCTAACAAAATAAATGCTGATATAAAAGGCACGGCTGTTATGGGAAGAACCAATAGCCAATTTATAGAAAAAAGTTACTGGTTATGGGATGCGAATGTTAATTTAAAACTAGATAAGAATAATACCGCTTTTTTAACCGTAAATAACATACTCGATAAATATTATGATACTACTGCTGGTAAGCCTTGTAGCGGACGTAATTACTTGATTGGATTAAAAACGATATTTTAGCTGTTAGTATCAGAAGGTGAAGTTTTTTACTGAAACACTGCAGTGTAGTATGACACACTTGCTACCAGTGTAATGAAATCTACTTATGTTACAATTGTCAGGAAAAATAAGCTAATTTTATTGTAAAGGACTTAAGCTATGTTAAAACTTGTGAATCTATCTAACTGTGCATCGGATTTGGAGCTTATTCATAATAGTCCAGAATGTTTACGAGCATTCTTGAATCAGCATCATTTAGATGGGCTGGAAATGATGTTTTGTGATTCTTGGGATTCACGCGTCCATAAAAAGGAGTGGATCCAAGGAGTACATCTACGTTTTTGGCCCAATTGGCTGGATTTTTGGCATGGTAACAGACAAGAATTACTTAGGCAATTTGGCAGTGACGATCAAATTGAAGCTTGTTATGGTGCTTTGAATCCCGCTGGGTGGTTGAATGTATACCGAGATAATATTCGTAAAGCAAAAATGGCAGGAGCCAAATACCTTGTGTTTCATGTCAGTCAGGCGCGGATTCCAGAATTGTTTAATTGGCAGTTTAACTATTCAGATCAAGAAGTTATTGAGGCTACCCTTGAGGTAGTGAATCAATTGGTTGAAGATATACCGCCTGATATGGAATTGTTATTTGAAAATTTATGGTGGCCAGGGTTAACATTGCAAAATAAAGAACTTACTGCTTTGTTACTGAATAAAGTGAAGCATTCCAAAGTTGGTATTATGCTAGATGTTGGGCATTTAATGAATACCAATCCAGAATTAAAGAGCCAAGATGAGGGGATAGACTATGTACTTAAAATTATTGAATCATTAGGTCAATATAAAAATTACATTTACGGTATACATCTACATCATTCTTTATCAGGTGAATACATAAAGCAAAGTAGAGGTATAGCCGTACCACAGAAAAATATTTTGGCAAGAGCAATGAGTCATGTACTTAAAATTGATGAGCATCTACCATTTACGTCTCCAGCAGTCAATCGGATTCTTGAATTAGTACAACCTCGATATGTGGTGCATGAATTTATGTATACATCCATTGCAGATTGGTCAAGAAAAGTTACTACGCAACAGCAAGCAGTGCGATATTTAGGAGATTTAACAAATGAAAAAAATGTTTATCGTTAGTTTGCTAGTCAGTTATACTCTCCTATTGATAACTGGTTGTGCATCTCATTCACAATCTAATAAATCTACAGTAGGGTATGAAGTACAAGACTCACAAGGTTACATCGTGAAACTTCCCAACAAACCTATCCGTATCGCCTCTCTGTCTTTAGGAGCAGATGAAATAATAGTAGGGTTAGTTTCTATGGAACGTATTTTGGCTTTGACATATTTAGCAGATGATCCAGGTATATCCAATGTAGCGGAGCAAGCCAAGTTAGTACCCAACAAGGTAAAAGCTAACCCAGAGACCATAATTGCCTTAGAACCTGATTTACTATTTATCGCGGATTGGCAGCCGGTAGAATTGATTCAGATCCTTCGAGAAGCCGGGATTCCGGTGTATGTCTATAAAACACCGAAGACGATTGCTGATGTAAAACTTGTAATTTATGAAATAGCACATGCTGTTGGCGAAGAAAAAAGGGGCCAAGAAATGGTGGCTCAAATGGAGCAACAATTATTGATGGTCCAAAAGTCCCTGGAAAAGGTTAGCAGAGCAGAAGGAAAGACGGTGGTACTGTTTTCTTTAATGGGGGGGATTGGTGGGAAAGGAAGTTTATTTGATGATATATGTCAGTATGCTGGTGTCATAAACGGAGCCAGCAAAGTAGGAGTTGGCAAAAATGAGATTATGTCAAAAGAACAAATTGTTAAAGCCAATCCTGACGTTCTGATTATGCCCATGTGGGATTACTCAGGAAAAATAGATATAAATCAATTCAAATCTGAGATACAAGCTGATCCAGCATTTCAAACCCTTACAGCGATTAGGCAACAGCAATTAGTTATGATCCCCGATCGCCACTTATCCTGTACTTCCCAATACATAGTGCAAGGAGTAGTGGATGTTGCGAAGGCGGCTTATCCGCAAGATGGCAATCTATGAGAGAGGAAGGGATTAGGACGCAAAATAATCGAGGGAAGAAGGCTAAGAATAGAATAATAGTAATGAGTATCTTATTACTAGGTGTTATGTTATTTTCTATTTCCTGGGGAACCATGCAAATTCCTTGGAACGAGACATTGCTAATTATAGCAGGGCATATTCCTTTTGGGGGGCTGCAGCTTCCCGTTGCTGATTCTGAATATCAGGCTGTAGTGTGGCAGATTCGGTTGCCTCGTGTTTTGGTAGGTATGTTGGTAGGAGCTGCTTTAAGTACTTCAGGGGCCGTGATGCAAGGTATATTTGGCAATCCTCTGGCTGATCCTGGCATCATCGGTGTTTCGAGTGGCGCTGCGTTTGGTGCTGTCGTAGCAATTTCACTTGGTCTTACGTCAAACAGTATATTTATCACGCCAATTTTTGCTTTGGTAGGAGCAATTTTGGCAGTTAGTTTAACTGTTTTTTTATCCATGTTACGAGGAAAAATTCCAGTGATGACCTTATTATTATCAGGTGTGGCTGTTAGTATGTTGATGGGAGCTTTCACATCTGGCATCTTGACTTTGATGAATGAATCTCGTGTACGGGAATATTTATTTTGGATGGTAGGGGGGCTGGATTATCGCAGGTGGGAACATGTTTATTTAGCGGTTGGCCCGATCTGTAGTGGTTTAGTTATTTTATGTTTGTTAGCTAGACATCTCAATGTTTTGGCATTAGGCGAGCAGGAAGCCAAATCTGTAGGTGTACCTGTAGTTGCTTTGCGAATGTTGTTATTATTCGTTGCTGCATTTACTACGGCCATTGCCGTGTGTGTAAGCGGTACTATTGGATTTGTAGGTTTAATTGTACCTCATATTATGCGAATTATGGTTGGGCCAGAACACCGCTGGTTGCTTCCATGTAGTGCAATAGGAGGGGCTTTGTTTTTAGTGTTTTGTGATACTTTAGGGCGAATGATTTTTCCGCCTAATGAAATTCGTGTAGGTATTATGACGGCTTTACTAGGGGCACCCTACTTTTTATATTTGCTGCGAAAGGCGCAGCAAACTGGAGGCGCTTCATGATGCAGGAAGTAATAACAGTTTCTGATAGTAGCATTACAATAGGTAATAAAAAGATTTTGAAACATATTACCTGCAAAATCGGTACTGGAGAATTTGTAGGGATTATTGGCCCAAATGGAGCTGGTAAGAGTACCTTGCTACGTAGTATGCGAGGATTCTTGCCATTGACAGAAGGAGAGATCAAAATACATGACCGCTTGATTACCAATATATCGAATAAAGAGTTAGCTTACCAAATAGCCTATATGCAGCAGGAAGTGAATATAGGTTTTGGTTACACAGGATTGGAAGTTGTCTTGGCTGGACGCTATCCTTATTTAAAATGGTGGCAAAATGAGCAGGAAGAGGATCTTGCAATTGCTTATAAGTACATGGAATTTACAGGGGTGAATTCATTGGCTAATAAGCCAGTACAAAATATGTCTGGCGGTGAGAAACAACGAGTGTTATTGGCAAAAGTGTTGGCTCAGGAAACACCAATTTTGTTCTTAGATGAGCCTACAGCAAGTTTAGATGTCATTTATCAAGAGGAGATTTTTCGATATTGCCAATTAATTGTCAAACAAGGGAAAACAGTACTGGTTGTAGCCCATGACTTAAAATTGGCAGCGAAATATTGTTCCCGTTTACTTTTAGTAGCGGATGGTAGTATTATTTCTGACGGTGTTCCAGAGAATGTGATTACTGAAGAAAATTTGCAAGTGGCGTATGGCTTACATGCCGCTGTGTTTAGAAATAAGGTAACGGATAGTTTAGACTTCCATACCTATACATCGGTTAATAAGCAAAGTAGAGGCACTACTGTACATGTGATATGCGGTGGTGGTTCAGGCACAAAAATTATTCGCAGATTATATGAAAATGGTTATCATTTGACGATAGGCGTCCTTCATCCTAGTGATACCGATGCTATCATAGCTGAAGCTTTTCATATACCCTCCGTAGTAAGTCAACCCTTTTCTAAGATTGATACGTTGTCTGCGCAAAAAAACCGTGCCCAAATTGCGCAAGCAGATTGGGTAGTATTATCAAATGTAGCCTGGGGAGAGCAAAATATAGACAATTTACATGCCGCTTTTTGCGCTAAAAAATTAGTTATTATTGAAGATACGCCGATTGAAGAGCGGGATTTTTTGCAAGGACAAGGGATTGAAACCTATTATAAGTTGTTAAAAATTCCTCAAGTAACCTTGATGACATCGCTGAATTTTATCGAGACGTTTTGTAGTTAGTTAGTTAGTTAGTTAGTTAGTTAGTTAGTTTGCAAATAATATCTGATGAGATATTAGGACGGGAGAGTAAATAATATGGATTTTTTGTCACAATGTATGTCTTTATTTGCTAAAGGTGGTCCAGTCATGTATGTGATTGTAGGATGTTCTTTAGCTGTAGTAGCGATTGGTGTGGAACGATTTTTCTATTATAAACAGATGTCTACGGACTCCCAAGCATTTATTGAAAAACTAAAACCTTTATTGGAACAAGAAAAATTAGCAGAAGCACAGCATTTGTGCGGACAAACGACAGCTGTGATTGGAATTTTAGGGGCAGAAGGATTACTAGCATATCAAAAAGAGAGTAATATAGAAAAGGCCATGGATGGTACAGCGGCATTGTTAGCAGCTAGATTACGAGAATATTTAAATTATCTAAGCTCTATTGTTACCTTATCTCCTTTATTAGGCTTGTTAGGAACTGTCATTGGTATGATTAATTCTTTTAGTATTTTCAATGTAAAAAATGGGCAGCCCATGGCGATTACAGGAGGAGTAGGTGAAGCCTTAGTTGCAACGGCCACTGGATTAATTGTAGCCATTATGGCGTTAGTCGTGCACAGCTATTTTACCCATCGTTTGGATAAATTGGTTACGGATATGGAACAAGTCTATACAATAGTGATAACTCGACTTTATATAAAAGAAACTCGGAGGAAAAGTCATGAAATTGCGTAGTTTACGCATTGAAAATCAACCAGCATTAATGATTATTCCGATGATTGATATTATCTTTTTTTTATTAGTTTTTTTTATGATGAGTACCTTATATATGGTGGAGCAACATACCATTCCAATCAACTTGCCGCAAGCTACTGCGGTTCAACAAGAAATAACGAAAAATAGTAACATTACAGTTTTAAAAGATGGCAGAGTCATGTTTGAGCAGGAGGAAATCCCACTCTCATTATTACAAAAACGTATTAATGCAGAGCTAGCAAAACAACCTGATATTCTATTTGTAGTGCGGGCAGACAAGCAAGGGCAGTATGGTCAGGTGGTGGCAGTGTTAGATGAACTAAAATTGTCTGGGGCACGTAGAGTGGCTGTGGCTACTGATCAGAAAGGAAAATAGAAGATATGATCCGACCACGTTTGCGTAAATCAATTGTCATTTCTGTGATTTTTCATATATTGCTTTTGGGTATCGTAGGTTTGCTGGCAGGTAGATTTTTTCCATTGATGGATTCCGAAACCTACATTGAATTAGAATTACTAACAGATACAGTGGCAGAAGGAGCACAATCGAATGAATCATCACCAGTTGCAAAGAATACGCCCCAAACTGCTGCTTATCCTGAAACCACAACCGTTATAAAGAGTACTACTGCCTTATCAGTTGCTCCTAAAGCAGTGGCTGTGACAGAAGACTTAGCGGTAGTGGCGGTTGAAGCGGCATCCACATTTCAATCTATGAGTGACAATGGGCAAGGAAGCAACTCTTCGAATACAAGTACAACTGATGGAGGTACTGGGAATGGATCAGGAAAGGGGACTGCTGGCAATAGCGGAGGCGGGAATGGCAATTCTGGTAGTAATTCAGGAAATAAGCAGATCACTAGGCCAAGCATTTTATCCAAGGTAGATCCTGATTATCCTGAAACAGCGCGAACAGCAGGTTTAGAAGGTACGGTTCTCGTGAAGATACAAATATTAGCGAATGGTTTGGCTGGAGACATAACCGTGAATCATTCATCAGGGCATGGTATTTTAGATGAGGCAGCAATAGTAGCAGTTCGTCAATGGCGATTTATACCTGCCAAAAATCAGGAGAATGTCAGTATTATGTGTTACACGACAATGCCTATTTCCTTCCGGTTGAAGTAGAGAATCCCATGTTAAGTTCTTTGCAGAGATAGGAAAAAAGTAGAGTCATGGTATATAATAGAAATAACATCCATCCGTTCCTTTGACTATTAATAAGAGGATAAGCACAGTGGCGCAGAATACACTGCGGTAGATTTTTGATTCTTCTATTTTTTCTCTGCGTCCTCTGCATCTCTGTGGTTAAAAAATAGATTTTATTACTATACTATATTAATGTTTAACAAACAGGAGCTGACTTATGAATTATTCTTTTGAGGGAAAAGTAGCCGTTATTACTGGCGGTACTTCTGGTATTGGTTTAGAAACAGGGCGCCAATTGCTATCACAAGGCGCAAAAGTTACTCTGATTGGAAGCCAGGAAGAAAAGGGGAAAATGGCCTTGCAAGAATTGGCTAGTTTTGAGGAACAAGTATGCTTTATTCGAGGCGATATTCGTAAAGCTAGTCAATGTCAAGAGGTTATAGACAAGGCAGTGGCCTTGTTTGGTGGTCTTGATATCGTCATCAATTCTGCTGGTATCTATATGGAGAAACTTATTGGCGAAGTGACAGAAGATGAGTTTGATAACATGATGAATGTGAATATAAAGGGAACTTATTTTATTTGTAAATATGCCTTACCTCACCTGCGTCAAAGAGGGGGCGGGGCGATTGTAAATCTTTCATCTGATGCAGGGATCAATGGAAATTCTTTGTGTACAACATATTGTGCATCCAAAGGTGCAGTGACGACCTTTACAAAGGCATTGTCCTTAGAAAGTATTCATTATGGAATTCGTGCGAATTGTGTATGTCCAGGTGATGTAGATACCCCCATGCTGCAGCAGCAGTTAGCAGGAGTCGATAACCCGCAGGAATATTTACGCGATATGTCCTCGATTTATCCCATTGGGCGTATTGGTGAGGCTCATGAGATTGCCAATGTTATTTGTTTTCTGGCATCAGACCAAGCATCCTTTGTTAACGGGGCTGTGTGGAGCGTTGACGGTGGATTGACATCCTGTTAATGCTTGACAAGTTAAATTATTTATTATACAGTTATTACTAAGAGAACAGTGAAAACTAAATATTGACGGTATAGGTGCCCTTGTGGGCTTAATAGGGAAGTCGGTTTAAATCCGGCGCGGTCCCGCCACTGTAATGAGGAGCGAATCCACAGTTATGCCACTGAAAATGATTTTTCGGGAAGGTGTGGATAAGTAATGATTCAAAGCCAGGAGAACTGCCTATATAGCAATCGCCGTTATAACCTGCGAGAGATGGGGAGGAGATTAGTACAATTGTACTGAATGCGAGATCAAAATGCCCTTGGCAACGATTTTTCATGATTACAGAGTTCTATAATTGTATTTATTGAAATCTTCCAGCTAATGTAACGGAAGGTTTTTTTGTTGTTACAAGATATTTAACATACTACAAATCATGCTGAGGAGGACGTTATGTCAGGAATTTTTTATGGTGTTGGTGTAGGACCAGGGGATCCCCAATTACTTACATTAAAGGCAGTAGAAGTAATTAAAAATGCGGATGTTGTTATTGCTCCTAAAACGGAGAAAAAAGAAGACAGCACGGCGCTATCCATTGCTCGTCCCTATTTGAAAGCTGATGTTGAGATATTAAAGTTGGTTTTCCCAATGGTAAGCAATACTGATACTTTGGCAGATGCATGGGAAAATAATAAAAATAGTATATTAAAAGAACTGCAAGCAGGGAAAAAGGTTGTATTTTTAACATTGGGGGATCCAATGTTTTATAGTACATATATGTATGTTTATCGTTTATTAAAGGACTGTGGACACGGGATCGAAACCATACCAGGTGTTCCTGCTTTTTGTGCCATAGGCAGTCAGCTAGGACAACCTTTAGCAGAGGGCAATGATGTAATTAGCATTATTCCTGCTACAATGGCAGAGGGAGAAATGGATAAAGTATTAGCTATTTCTGATAATGTTGTATTGATGAAAGTATATAAGAACTTCGGAAAAGTAGTAGAAAAACTGGAACAGTATGGTTTTGGTGATAATGCGGTTATGATTAGCAAATGTGGTTTGCCTGATGAACAGGTAAGCTATAATTTAAGCGAAGTTGATGGAACAAACGTTAATTATTTGACGACAATTTTGGCAAAGAAACGCAAACTTGGCTAGGCCTTATATGGAATTATAAAAAAGGGATGAATGATTTCGCCGGATAGCTTTATCCGGCCTTTCCCATTTTTTATGTATGAAAGGGGAATTGTTGTGAAAGGGAAATTTGCTTATTTGATTTGTATACTTAGTGTAATGGGGCTGCTTTTTACAGGGTGTGCTTCTCAATCTCAAGATAAGGCAATAACAAAATCATCTGGTGATTATTTGCAAATGACAGATGATGCGGGACGTTTAGTGGTACTCCCCAAAAAGCCACAACGCATAGTCGTATTATCTACTTCTTATTTAGATGTGTTATACGGTATCGGCGGCAAGGCAGTAGGACGGCCTAGCTCGAAGACACCTCAAACCTTTCCCGCATCGCAAGACCTTCCGGAAGTAGGGTTCGTCTATAATGTAAATAGTGAGCAAGTGTTAGCATTGCAACCTGATTTAGTAATTGGTTTTCAAGGAATTCATGATAAATTGGTTCCTATATTGGAAAGCAGTAAGATTCCTGTTATGATTCTGAAAATGAAAACCTATGATGATATTTTAGCAAAGGTAAAACTATTTGGTGATATAGCTGGTACTCAAGAACAGGCTCAGAGTCTTCTTACTGAAATGCAGACAAAAATCAATGGAGTAACAGCCAAACTGCCAGCACAAAGTAAAAGAGTAGTGATATTACATGCGACGGCGAAAAATGTTACAGTAGAGTTAGAAAATACAATTGCTGGTAATGTGGCGAACATTTTAAAAATCAAAAACATTGCCGCAGACAGTACCCCTATGGTTGGTGATGGCGAGGTGACTCCTTATAGTTTAGAAAAATTGGTGGAAGGCGATGCAGATATTATCTTGGTGGTAACCATGGGGAATATGACAGAAATTGAAAAAAGAATGAAAGCAGATATTGAAAGTAATCCAGCCTGGAACGGTTTACGAGCAGTAAAGACAGGAAAGGTATTTTTTCTGCCAGGGGAATTATTTCAACTAAATCCTGGTATTCGTTTTCATGAATCTGTTGAATATATGGCCAAAGTAGTATATCCAGAGGTTTATGGCAATGTTAAATAGAAACAATCTCTTTAATACTATGCTTGGTGACCGGAGTCAATGGCGAGTTTTTATTATCCTAGTATTCGCAGTTTGTGCTTTTGGTGGCATCCTGCTCAGTTTACGTGTTGGATCCTTATCGATAAGTGTCAATGATATTGTATCAGCCATTTTTTCGGATAATTCAGGGGCTAATCGTCAAGTAATTTGGAATATTCGATTGCCTCGGACTTTAGTGGGGGCCTTGGTGGGGGTTAATTTGTCCTTAGCGGGGGCAATTCTTCAAGGTGTCATGAAAAACCCTTTAGCGGACCCTCATATTATTGGAGTGTCTTCGGGGGCGGGATTAGCTGGTGTAAGCATTATGGTACTGTTTCCCCATAAGGAATATTTAGTGACGCCTG
This window encodes:
- a CDS encoding nitrogenase component 1; translated protein: MITSHLTYMCQENNSCGLTGATTFFAGIPDAVIVINSPLCCYFSTQGYIEKQCPTAGRRFFCSPINENAVPLGTEKYLLTILDSIKQNYQPSIVLLENSCTNITSNDDLLQIAKQANMNCPVVCLDSHDLHEGFWAGYQAAAKAYYRNMPLRSRSVVKTKTVNLLGCTFGYYNEFYDLQELRRMLTLAGYEVLACPGAGSTTQEIANMTQAQLNIVVHDELGREIAELLEEEYNIPYVSLLPPYGLRGSLNWLKAIDYYMSGESNGLKTLHQEANLLVQGLSIISKDKQKLWGDIWFENIIIAAPSSVAFGISQAVRNEWVDTKEIITVLHNGVPFKQSYPDYIGIVLDGYKDQQKIEQHLAGLAGGLLMASSKEKAILHQKAVENIEYQHISLPLYDEMILKNRPLMGLRGTSHMVEGFWNKHISLKKAWLLSK
- a CDS encoding TonB-dependent siderophore receptor — protein: MKQIKAKLCACVLSSALLLQMQNVYANESEEYSFDQMVVTANRVPTKITETAANVTVITKEEIEEGNYHNIGEVLQHIPGISIGSNGAPGSISAAFINGSEQVVVMIDGRRMNLPNGIGGLGMATTNLTSLIGIENIERIEIVKGGRSALYGADAVGGVINIITKKGEKNQTAVTVAGGNWDSKNYTLVNEGKKDNLSWFFTADKKQISDYSDGNNKTYRYTGIDQEAYTLRLDQKVNNGNLSFSYENFHHENEGKAANKYENTNQHNWDFTYTEDTSTNTDYQIKFYQNANHRFGLGNNTSDRYDHDVSTKGFNYQVNSKINEKNSLTTGIDWRKDEIESSEYGSKDSTVKAIYLQDKWNITDKFSIIPGIRYDNSDIYGNKTTPQLGANYKQNERTTYYASWGKVFQTPRFDDLYWPSSVDPANAYYPGSPETHYDGNPNLKPETGWNAEIGVNHKFDNTLEGNFSVFTRRLNDAIAWKNVSTNSAIEYWTPSNVDKQKADGFEMQLTKRLTAELKTFIGYNYLRVRNKTQYDSNFVRDKNIPDETWNIGMSYGSNKINADIKGTAVMGRTNSQFIEKSYWLWDANVNLKLDKNNTAFLTVNNILDKYYDTTAGKPCSGRNYLIGLKTIF
- a CDS encoding TIM barrel protein, which codes for MLKLVNLSNCASDLELIHNSPECLRAFLNQHHLDGLEMMFCDSWDSRVHKKEWIQGVHLRFWPNWLDFWHGNRQELLRQFGSDDQIEACYGALNPAGWLNVYRDNIRKAKMAGAKYLVFHVSQARIPELFNWQFNYSDQEVIEATLEVVNQLVEDIPPDMELLFENLWWPGLTLQNKELTALLLNKVKHSKVGIMLDVGHLMNTNPELKSQDEGIDYVLKIIESLGQYKNYIYGIHLHHSLSGEYIKQSRGIAVPQKNILARAMSHVLKIDEHLPFTSPAVNRILELVQPRYVVHEFMYTSIADWSRKVTTQQQAVRYLGDLTNEKNVYR
- a CDS encoding ABC transporter substrate-binding protein, with the protein product MKKMFIVSLLVSYTLLLITGCASHSQSNKSTVGYEVQDSQGYIVKLPNKPIRIASLSLGADEIIVGLVSMERILALTYLADDPGISNVAEQAKLVPNKVKANPETIIALEPDLLFIADWQPVELIQILREAGIPVYVYKTPKTIADVKLVIYEIAHAVGEEKRGQEMVAQMEQQLLMVQKSLEKVSRAEGKTVVLFSLMGGIGGKGSLFDDICQYAGVINGASKVGVGKNEIMSKEQIVKANPDVLIMPMWDYSGKIDINQFKSEIQADPAFQTLTAIRQQQLVMIPDRHLSCTSQYIVQGVVDVAKAAYPQDGNL
- a CDS encoding iron ABC transporter permease is translated as MREEGIRTQNNRGKKAKNRIIVMSILLLGVMLFSISWGTMQIPWNETLLIIAGHIPFGGLQLPVADSEYQAVVWQIRLPRVLVGMLVGAALSTSGAVMQGIFGNPLADPGIIGVSSGAAFGAVVAISLGLTSNSIFITPIFALVGAILAVSLTVFLSMLRGKIPVMTLLLSGVAVSMLMGAFTSGILTLMNESRVREYLFWMVGGLDYRRWEHVYLAVGPICSGLVILCLLARHLNVLALGEQEAKSVGVPVVALRMLLLFVAAFTTAIAVCVSGTIGFVGLIVPHIMRIMVGPEHRWLLPCSAIGGALFLVFCDTLGRMIFPPNEIRVGIMTALLGAPYFLYLLRKAQQTGGAS
- a CDS encoding ABC transporter ATP-binding protein; protein product: MMQEVITVSDSSITIGNKKILKHITCKIGTGEFVGIIGPNGAGKSTLLRSMRGFLPLTEGEIKIHDRLITNISNKELAYQIAYMQQEVNIGFGYTGLEVVLAGRYPYLKWWQNEQEEDLAIAYKYMEFTGVNSLANKPVQNMSGGEKQRVLLAKVLAQETPILFLDEPTASLDVIYQEEIFRYCQLIVKQGKTVLVVAHDLKLAAKYCSRLLLVADGSIISDGVPENVITEENLQVAYGLHAAVFRNKVTDSLDFHTYTSVNKQSRGTTVHVICGGGSGTKIIRRLYENGYHLTIGVLHPSDTDAIIAEAFHIPSVVSQPFSKIDTLSAQKNRAQIAQADWVVLSNVAWGEQNIDNLHAAFCAKKLVIIEDTPIEERDFLQGQGIETYYKLLKIPQVTLMTSLNFIETFCS
- a CDS encoding MotA/TolQ/ExbB proton channel family protein, which gives rise to MDFLSQCMSLFAKGGPVMYVIVGCSLAVVAIGVERFFYYKQMSTDSQAFIEKLKPLLEQEKLAEAQHLCGQTTAVIGILGAEGLLAYQKESNIEKAMDGTAALLAARLREYLNYLSSIVTLSPLLGLLGTVIGMINSFSIFNVKNGQPMAITGGVGEALVATATGLIVAIMALVVHSYFTHRLDKLVTDMEQVYTIVITRLYIKETRRKSHEIA
- a CDS encoding biopolymer transporter ExbD, with the protein product MKLRSLRIENQPALMIIPMIDIIFFLLVFFMMSTLYMVEQHTIPINLPQATAVQQEITKNSNITVLKDGRVMFEQEEIPLSLLQKRINAELAKQPDILFVVRADKQGQYGQVVAVLDELKLSGARRVAVATDQKGK